Proteins from a single region of Verrucosispora sp. NA02020:
- a CDS encoding ABC transporter ATP-binding protein encodes MRLLRDLWVTSSRRMTLVVALIVLGGIGQAATAALAGPVLVHRSVGFFALLAVALVVVVASDLVVSLVMAGVTADWAADLRRRLCRVAMGQPIPALETTPVGEMLDRIDGDVYDVASGVRGPGVRLAQSLAVGLLSTLVAITVWWPAGLGMLLLCVLLAVTMRRPAGRIAPARMHEEAAWSDLAAVMEESIHGQDDVRTSLARPYVLRLYAARAAEVLRRGWRVWRLSAQVNTVAAGVTRVGVALVVLGGVWALTTGRVDSARLTAIWLLALSLGMTVEHVSRMVPEVQYALGAWGRVRLLQGAAQEPVGGDTPIDGDLVIRDLTFHYPSADADRGPALREIDLTFARGRSYALVGRTGSGKSTLAKLLTRAVDVPPGTVLLGGRDVRDLDVDLLRRWIAVVPQRTEILAGTLAENVALFDPELLDAAARALDELGLAGWIAELPAGLDTRLGEGGHVLSAGQEQLVAFARILVRDPHVVILDEATARLDPVTEARVQQATERLLRDRIGIVIAHRLSSVRQCDEVVVLADGAVVEAAPLARSRRFAELLAAGDADLLADPRADTVGTAAPGTDRSRGEPALVGVTGAVTEGHRFTGSPTLTTVVDPAPVVGPEPVAPTDGREITAWEVGGRDATRTTTVAGGADPVGGADPEGERRPASRARTLREIFRLCLNDPRYGAAAVGIFAVLAVLSLDGPILAWLWADVVDGTGDPWLPALGIAAGLILAIPAHYWTHLWFPAWWVRQMLRISARLVYGQTGPRRVSRHTPAEVVAQGGDTERVVQLADNVLDQTVGVLLLVSMTLITGSVVPGMFFLGTMLLSGFAATAFGPRLERAARETVTARAAFATALVSALSAARTVKLAGATRPVLTHLADLDTVRSDRQRREIAVQVWARSTPSMASGLLPIAVWALFLAGTINAGAALVSVATLGAARWFAWTTASLISQVPSARVWTRRTAEMTGIEAYSARVPGMDLVAGTASAPPVAPRTPLRRLELVGFGVRHTDGTVAVRDVDLTVERGQLVLVVGPVGAGKSSLLRALAGIAPHTGSMTWNGEPVTEPELFLRPNQVGYVGQLPRVLSGTVADNITLGHPVDPAHAVATAQLEHDLAATGSGLALLIGHKGTRLSGGQLQRLALARALAPRTELLVADDVSSALDVTTELALWQALRERGVTVVGSTSKRAALVRADHVVVLVDGAVRAQGPWRELAPRWGHLAG; translated from the coding sequence ATGCGCCTGCTCCGTGATCTGTGGGTCACCTCTTCGCGCCGGATGACCCTGGTGGTCGCCCTGATCGTGCTCGGCGGGATCGGCCAGGCGGCCACCGCCGCGCTCGCCGGTCCGGTGCTGGTGCACCGCTCCGTCGGCTTCTTCGCGCTGCTCGCGGTGGCCCTGGTCGTGGTGGTCGCCAGCGACCTGGTGGTCAGCCTGGTGATGGCCGGGGTGACCGCCGACTGGGCCGCCGACCTGCGGCGTCGGCTGTGCCGGGTGGCGATGGGCCAGCCGATTCCCGCCCTGGAGACCACGCCGGTCGGCGAGATGCTCGACCGGATCGACGGCGACGTGTACGACGTCGCCTCCGGCGTCCGCGGCCCCGGGGTGCGGTTGGCCCAGTCGCTGGCGGTGGGCCTGCTCTCCACACTGGTCGCGATCACCGTCTGGTGGCCGGCCGGACTCGGCATGCTGCTGCTCTGCGTCCTGCTCGCGGTCACCATGCGCCGGCCCGCCGGCCGGATCGCCCCGGCCCGGATGCACGAGGAGGCGGCCTGGTCGGACCTGGCGGCGGTGATGGAGGAGTCCATCCACGGGCAGGACGACGTGCGCACCAGCCTGGCCCGCCCGTACGTGCTGCGGCTCTACGCCGCCCGGGCGGCCGAGGTGCTGCGGCGCGGCTGGCGGGTGTGGCGGTTGTCCGCCCAGGTCAACACCGTGGCCGCCGGGGTGACCCGGGTCGGTGTCGCGCTGGTCGTGCTCGGTGGGGTGTGGGCGCTGACCACCGGCCGGGTCGACTCCGCCCGACTCACCGCGATCTGGCTGCTCGCCCTCTCGCTCGGGATGACCGTCGAGCACGTCAGCCGGATGGTGCCTGAGGTGCAGTACGCCCTCGGCGCGTGGGGCCGGGTACGCCTGCTCCAGGGCGCCGCCCAGGAACCCGTCGGCGGGGACACCCCGATCGACGGTGACCTGGTCATCCGCGACCTGACCTTCCACTACCCGTCCGCCGACGCCGACCGGGGCCCGGCGTTGCGCGAGATCGACCTGACCTTCGCCCGGGGCCGCTCGTACGCCCTGGTGGGGCGGACCGGCTCGGGCAAGTCGACGCTGGCCAAGCTGCTCACCCGGGCGGTGGACGTGCCACCGGGGACGGTGCTGCTCGGCGGGCGTGACGTGCGCGACCTCGACGTGGACCTGCTGCGCCGGTGGATCGCCGTGGTGCCGCAGCGCACCGAGATCCTCGCCGGCACGCTCGCCGAGAACGTCGCGTTGTTCGACCCCGAGCTGCTCGACGCCGCCGCGCGGGCCCTGGACGAGCTGGGCCTGGCCGGCTGGATCGCCGAACTGCCCGCCGGGCTGGACACCCGGCTCGGCGAGGGCGGGCACGTGCTCTCCGCCGGGCAGGAGCAGCTCGTCGCGTTCGCCCGCATCCTGGTCCGCGACCCGCACGTGGTGATCCTCGACGAGGCCACCGCCCGACTCGACCCGGTCACCGAGGCGCGGGTGCAGCAGGCCACCGAACGACTGCTGCGGGACCGGATCGGCATCGTCATCGCGCACCGGCTCTCCTCGGTGCGCCAGTGCGACGAGGTGGTGGTGCTGGCCGACGGCGCGGTGGTCGAGGCGGCCCCGCTGGCCCGGTCACGGCGCTTCGCCGAACTCCTCGCCGCCGGTGACGCCGACCTGCTGGCCGACCCGCGCGCCGACACCGTCGGTACGGCCGCTCCGGGTACCGACCGCTCCCGTGGCGAACCGGCACTGGTCGGCGTCACCGGTGCGGTCACGGAGGGCCACCGCTTCACCGGGTCGCCCACGCTGACCACCGTGGTGGATCCCGCGCCCGTCGTCGGGCCCGAGCCGGTCGCGCCGACCGACGGGCGGGAGATCACCGCGTGGGAGGTCGGCGGGCGCGACGCCACCCGTACCACCACCGTCGCCGGCGGTGCGGACCCGGTCGGCGGTGCGGACCCGGAAGGCGAGCGGCGGCCGGCCTCCCGGGCGCGGACGCTGCGGGAGATCTTCCGGCTCTGTCTGAACGACCCCCGCTACGGCGCCGCCGCGGTGGGCATCTTCGCCGTGCTGGCCGTCCTGAGCCTGGACGGCCCGATCCTGGCCTGGCTCTGGGCCGACGTGGTCGACGGCACGGGTGACCCGTGGCTGCCCGCGCTGGGCATCGCGGCGGGGCTGATCCTCGCCATCCCCGCGCACTACTGGACGCACCTGTGGTTCCCGGCCTGGTGGGTACGGCAGATGCTGCGGATCAGCGCCCGCCTGGTGTACGGCCAGACCGGCCCGCGCCGGGTCAGCCGGCACACCCCGGCCGAGGTGGTGGCGCAGGGCGGCGACACCGAGCGGGTGGTGCAGCTCGCCGACAACGTGCTGGACCAGACCGTCGGCGTGCTCCTGCTGGTCAGCATGACCCTGATCACCGGCAGCGTGGTCCCGGGGATGTTCTTCCTCGGCACGATGCTGCTCTCCGGCTTCGCCGCCACGGCGTTCGGTCCCCGGCTGGAACGCGCGGCGCGGGAGACCGTCACCGCCCGCGCGGCGTTCGCCACCGCGCTGGTGTCGGCACTGTCGGCCGCCCGGACGGTGAAGCTCGCCGGGGCGACCCGGCCGGTGCTGACCCATCTCGCCGACCTGGACACGGTCCGCAGCGACCGGCAGCGTCGGGAGATCGCCGTGCAGGTCTGGGCCCGCTCCACCCCGTCGATGGCGAGCGGCCTGCTGCCGATCGCCGTCTGGGCGCTCTTCCTGGCCGGCACGATCAACGCCGGGGCGGCACTGGTCTCGGTCGCCACGCTGGGCGCGGCGCGCTGGTTCGCCTGGACGACCGCCTCGCTGATCTCCCAGGTGCCCTCGGCGCGGGTGTGGACGCGGCGGACGGCGGAGATGACCGGGATCGAGGCGTACTCGGCGCGGGTGCCCGGGATGGACCTGGTGGCCGGTACGGCTTCCGCCCCGCCGGTGGCCCCGCGTACCCCGTTGCGGCGGCTGGAACTGGTCGGCTTCGGCGTACGGCACACCGACGGCACGGTCGCCGTACGCGATGTCGACCTGACCGTGGAGCGTGGACAGCTGGTGCTGGTGGTGGGCCCGGTCGGGGCGGGCAAGTCCTCGCTGCTGCGCGCCCTGGCCGGCATCGCCCCGCACACCGGGTCGATGACCTGGAACGGGGAACCGGTGACCGAGCCGGAGTTGTTCCTGCGCCCGAACCAGGTCGGCTACGTCGGCCAGTTGCCCCGGGTGCTCTCCGGCACCGTCGCCGACAACATCACCCTGGGCCACCCGGTGGACCCGGCGCACGCGGTGGCGACCGCCCAGCTCGAACACGACCTGGCCGCCACCGGGAGCGGCCTGGCGTTGCT
- a CDS encoding DUF4081 domain-containing GNAT family N-acetyltransferase: MLTAPVRQLGESERRAVERLLDSDPYASAQVAERVAARGLAWWRAEGRVLGYGSRRQLESVCWLGGNLTPVLASSQAVAAFAELLAGEERLCSSIVGRADAVLELWDRLAGTWGPARDVRPNQPLLATEAMPEVRADPQVRLVRGSEIDLLFPAAVAMYTEEVGVSPLAEDGGRGYRRRVTEMIRSGRAYARFVDGRVVFKAELAVVTRRTAQIQGVWVAPEWRGRGIATAAMAAVVRDALARVAPSVSLYVNDFNLPARRVYERCGFRPVGTLATVLF, encoded by the coding sequence GTGTTGACGGCGCCGGTGCGGCAACTGGGGGAGTCGGAACGTCGCGCGGTCGAACGGTTGCTCGACTCCGACCCGTACGCGAGCGCGCAGGTCGCGGAGCGGGTCGCCGCGCGCGGACTGGCGTGGTGGCGGGCCGAGGGCCGGGTACTCGGCTACGGCTCCCGCCGCCAGCTCGAATCGGTCTGCTGGCTCGGCGGCAACCTCACCCCGGTCCTCGCCTCGTCGCAGGCCGTCGCCGCCTTCGCCGAGCTGCTCGCCGGCGAGGAGCGGCTCTGCTCCTCCATCGTCGGGCGCGCCGACGCCGTCCTGGAACTCTGGGACCGGCTCGCCGGCACCTGGGGACCGGCCCGCGACGTCCGCCCCAACCAGCCGTTGCTGGCCACCGAGGCGATGCCGGAGGTCCGTGCCGATCCGCAGGTACGCCTGGTCCGCGGCAGCGAGATCGACCTGCTCTTCCCGGCCGCGGTGGCGATGTACACCGAGGAGGTGGGCGTCTCTCCGCTGGCCGAGGACGGCGGGCGCGGGTACCGCCGTCGGGTCACCGAGATGATCCGCTCCGGCCGCGCGTACGCCCGCTTCGTCGACGGCCGGGTGGTCTTCAAGGCCGAGCTCGCGGTCGTCACCCGGCGCACCGCGCAGATCCAGGGGGTCTGGGTGGCGCCGGAGTGGCGCGGCCGGGGGATTGCCACGGCGGCGATGGCGGCGGTGGTCCGCGACGCGCTGGCCCGGGTCGCCCCGAGCGTCAGCCTGTACGTCAACGACTTCAACCTGCCCGCCCGGCGGGTCTACGAACGCTGCGGATTCCGGCCCGTCGGCACCCTCGCCACCGTGCTCTTCTGA
- the ispG gene encoding flavodoxin-dependent (E)-4-hydroxy-3-methylbut-2-enyl-diphosphate synthase: protein MTAVSLGMPAVPPPPLAPRRASRQIMVGSVPVGGGAPVSVQSMTTTLTSDVNATLQQIAELTASGCQIVRVAVPSQDDVEALPAIARKSQIPVIADIHFQPKYVFAAIDAGCAAVRVNPGNIRQFDDKVAEIAKAASAAGTPIRIGVNAGSLDKRLLTKYGKATAEALVESALWECSLFEEHGFRDIKISVKHNDPVVMIRAYRQLAEQCDYPLHLGVTEAGPAFQGTIKSAVAFGALLAEGIGDTIRVSLSAPPVEEIKVGAQILESLGLRERGLEIVSCPSCGRAQVDVYKLAEEVTAGLEGLPVPLRVAVMGCVVNGPGEAREADLGVASGNGKGQIFVKGQVIKTVPEGQIVETLIEEALRLADEMGAELPEELRGLLPGATVSVH from the coding sequence GTGACCGCTGTCAGTCTCGGTATGCCCGCCGTGCCGCCGCCACCGCTCGCGCCCCGACGGGCGAGCCGTCAGATCATGGTCGGCTCGGTGCCGGTCGGTGGTGGGGCACCGGTCTCCGTGCAGTCGATGACCACCACGCTCACCTCCGACGTCAACGCGACCCTCCAGCAGATCGCCGAGCTGACCGCCTCCGGCTGCCAGATCGTCCGGGTGGCGGTGCCCAGCCAGGACGACGTGGAGGCGTTGCCGGCGATCGCGCGCAAGTCGCAGATCCCGGTGATCGCCGACATCCACTTCCAGCCGAAGTACGTCTTCGCCGCGATCGACGCCGGATGTGCGGCGGTGCGGGTCAACCCGGGCAACATCCGGCAGTTCGACGACAAGGTCGCCGAGATCGCCAAGGCGGCCTCCGCTGCCGGTACGCCGATCCGGATCGGCGTCAACGCCGGCTCGTTGGACAAGCGTCTGCTGACCAAGTACGGCAAGGCCACCGCGGAGGCGCTCGTCGAGTCGGCGCTCTGGGAGTGCTCGCTCTTCGAGGAGCACGGCTTCCGGGACATCAAGATCTCGGTCAAGCACAACGACCCGGTGGTGATGATCCGGGCCTACCGGCAGCTCGCCGAGCAGTGCGACTACCCGTTGCACCTGGGCGTGACCGAGGCCGGTCCGGCGTTCCAGGGGACCATCAAGTCGGCGGTCGCCTTCGGGGCACTGCTGGCCGAGGGGATCGGCGACACCATCCGGGTGTCGCTCTCCGCGCCGCCGGTCGAGGAGATCAAGGTCGGCGCGCAGATCCTGGAGTCGCTGGGGCTGCGCGAGCGCGGCCTGGAGATCGTCTCCTGCCCGTCCTGCGGCCGGGCCCAGGTGGACGTCTACAAGCTGGCCGAGGAGGTCACCGCCGGGCTGGAGGGCCTGCCGGTGCCGCTGCGCGTCGCCGTGATGGGGTGCGTGGTGAACGGCCCCGGCGAGGCGCGTGAGGCCGACCTGGGTGTCGCCTCCGGCAACGGCAAGGGGCAGATCTTCGTCAAGGGCCAGGTCATCAAGACCGTGCCCGAGGGGCAGATCGTGGAGACCCTGATCGAGGAGGCGCTGCGCCTGGCCGACGAGATGGGTGCCGAGCTGCCCGAGGAACTGCGCGGCCTGCTGCCCGGCGCCACCGTCAGCGTCCACTGA
- a CDS encoding PadR family transcriptional regulator, whose protein sequence is MRFHPRAHALHEARMRGFGFPPFPPGPPFPHGGHGHGRGGRGRGRGRRPNVRGAVLALLTERPMHGYEMIQEIDSRTGGGWRPSPGSIYPTLQLLEDEGVIAATEESGGGRKRFTLTEQGRPEAETAAQTPPWAEVAEDTINSWHDIREAGAQAMNALRQVMMTGTDDQRERAAQVLDETRRKLYAILAESE, encoded by the coding sequence ATGAGGTTCCACCCACGGGCACACGCCCTGCACGAGGCCCGGATGCGCGGTTTCGGTTTCCCACCCTTCCCGCCCGGTCCGCCCTTCCCGCACGGCGGGCACGGTCACGGCCGGGGCGGACGGGGACGGGGGCGGGGACGCCGCCCGAACGTCCGGGGCGCGGTGCTCGCGCTGCTCACCGAGCGGCCGATGCACGGCTACGAGATGATCCAGGAGATCGACTCCCGCACCGGGGGCGGCTGGCGGCCCAGCCCCGGCTCGATCTACCCGACCCTCCAACTCCTGGAGGACGAGGGCGTCATCGCCGCCACCGAGGAGTCCGGCGGTGGCCGCAAGCGGTTCACCCTCACCGAACAGGGTCGACCCGAGGCCGAGACGGCGGCGCAGACGCCCCCCTGGGCGGAGGTCGCCGAGGACACGATCAACAGTTGGCACGACATCCGCGAGGCCGGCGCGCAGGCCATGAACGCGCTGCGCCAGGTGATGATGACGGGTACGGACGACCAGCGCGAGCGGGCCGCCCAGGTGCTCGACGAGACCCGCCGCAAGCTGTACGCGATCCTCGCCGAATCCGAGTGA